A window from Culex pipiens pallens isolate TS chromosome 3, TS_CPP_V2, whole genome shotgun sequence encodes these proteins:
- the LOC120428394 gene encoding nuclear transcription factor Y subunit beta-like isoform X1 — MGKMSGSHCLVMGCRNRQLLNQTNTRSYFRFPRDPEMCKQWVEFCNRPELWKKYDENGPEYLYKSSRICSDHFQPNDFNNPNLFSQGLKKGSVPTLYPASKEPKTRISIGGGFGGGNSPPNGHHNQQQQQPDHDSLILSMSTKRPLPAHQQQSQQPVAKRRSLPPAATSAATLATHAAVSGALAGLIQRQQLKEQQRKAFAAALQLQAQHQQQQQQQNQQPRSLLASVKQKTANNNNNNNIISNLNGKAAAAAAQEKLEDERGYGINYVDMDGGDSSEYDSSYQAEDELVAYKQLQQMKAVKAAAAVIPASLKSELTVTAAVNHHNNNNNNNNSKDKDGLSPSNGTVNYKEKYEQTLKELFACRKIVKNQNNAIQQLQGEIDFLNQLLKEK, encoded by the exons ATGGGGAAGATGTCCGGAAGTCACTGTCTGGTGATGGGCTGTCGCAACAGGCAGCTGCTGAACCAGACCAACACTAGATCGTACTTTCGATTTCCGCGAGATCCTGAGAT GTGCAAGCAGTGGGTCGAGTTCTGCAACCGTCCCGAGCTGTGGAAAAAGTACGACGAAAATGGCCCCGAGTACCTGTACAAGAGTTCGCGTATCTGTTCCGATCACTTTCAGCCGAACGACTTCAACAATCCAAATCTTTTCAGTCAAGG GCTGAAAAAAGGTTCGGTGCCCACACTATATCCAGCCAGTAAAGAACCAAAGACTCGCATCAGCATAGGTGGTGGCTTCGGCGGAGGCAATTCGCCGCCCAATGGACACcacaaccaacaacaacagcagccagACCATGATTCACTCATCTTGTCAATGTCAACGAAGCGACCGCTGCCTGCACACCAACAGCAAAGTCAGCAGCCGGTTGCCAAGCGAAGATCTCTCCCTCCTGCAGCCACATCCGCCGCCACCCTCGCAACCCATGCCGCCGTCAGTGGCGCGCTGGCTGGACTTATTCAGCGCCAACAGCTGAAAGAGCAGCAGAGGAAGGCGTTCGCTGCAGCCCTCCAACTCCAG GCACAAcaccagcaacaacagcagcagcagaaccagCAGCCACGATCGCTACTGGCCTCGGTCAAGCAAAAGACCgccaataacaacaacaacaacaacatcatcagCAACCTCAACGGCAAAGCAGCGGCAGCTGCGGCACAGGAAAAACTCGAGGATGAACGAGGGTACGGCATCAACTACGTGGACATGGACGGAGGAG attCGTCCGAATACGATTCCAGTTACCAGGCCGAAGATGAACTAGTCGCGTACAAGCAGCTCCAGCAGATGAAGGCCGTCAAGGCGGCGGCCGCCGTCATCCCGGCCTCGCTCAAATCGGAACTGACCGTCACGGCCGCAGTCAaccaccacaacaacaacaacaataacaacaacagcaaGGACAAGGACGGCCTCTCGCCCTCGAACGGCACAGTCAACTACAAGGAAAAGTACGAGCAAACGCTGAAGGAGCTGTTCGCTTGCCGTAAGATCGTCAAAAACCAGAACAACGCTATCCAGCAGCTGCAGGGCGAGATAGACTTCCTGAACCAGCTGCTGAAGGAGAAATGA
- the LOC120428394 gene encoding nuclear transcription factor Y subunit beta-like isoform X2, with amino-acid sequence MVCGKCQVAGCENKVEGSGSPHLSFHRFPKDHDTCKQWVEFCNRPELWKKYDENGPEYLYKSSRICSDHFQPNDFNNPNLFSQGLKKGSVPTLYPASKEPKTRISIGGGFGGGNSPPNGHHNQQQQQPDHDSLILSMSTKRPLPAHQQQSQQPVAKRRSLPPAATSAATLATHAAVSGALAGLIQRQQLKEQQRKAFAAALQLQAQHQQQQQQQNQQPRSLLASVKQKTANNNNNNNIISNLNGKAAAAAAQEKLEDERGYGINYVDMDGGDSSEYDSSYQAEDELVAYKQLQQMKAVKAAAAVIPASLKSELTVTAAVNHHNNNNNNNNSKDKDGLSPSNGTVNYKEKYEQTLKELFACRKIVKNQNNAIQQLQGEIDFLNQLLKEK; translated from the exons GTGCAAGCAGTGGGTCGAGTTCTGCAACCGTCCCGAGCTGTGGAAAAAGTACGACGAAAATGGCCCCGAGTACCTGTACAAGAGTTCGCGTATCTGTTCCGATCACTTTCAGCCGAACGACTTCAACAATCCAAATCTTTTCAGTCAAGG GCTGAAAAAAGGTTCGGTGCCCACACTATATCCAGCCAGTAAAGAACCAAAGACTCGCATCAGCATAGGTGGTGGCTTCGGCGGAGGCAATTCGCCGCCCAATGGACACcacaaccaacaacaacagcagccagACCATGATTCACTCATCTTGTCAATGTCAACGAAGCGACCGCTGCCTGCACACCAACAGCAAAGTCAGCAGCCGGTTGCCAAGCGAAGATCTCTCCCTCCTGCAGCCACATCCGCCGCCACCCTCGCAACCCATGCCGCCGTCAGTGGCGCGCTGGCTGGACTTATTCAGCGCCAACAGCTGAAAGAGCAGCAGAGGAAGGCGTTCGCTGCAGCCCTCCAACTCCAG GCACAAcaccagcaacaacagcagcagcagaaccagCAGCCACGATCGCTACTGGCCTCGGTCAAGCAAAAGACCgccaataacaacaacaacaacaacatcatcagCAACCTCAACGGCAAAGCAGCGGCAGCTGCGGCACAGGAAAAACTCGAGGATGAACGAGGGTACGGCATCAACTACGTGGACATGGACGGAGGAG attCGTCCGAATACGATTCCAGTTACCAGGCCGAAGATGAACTAGTCGCGTACAAGCAGCTCCAGCAGATGAAGGCCGTCAAGGCGGCGGCCGCCGTCATCCCGGCCTCGCTCAAATCGGAACTGACCGTCACGGCCGCAGTCAaccaccacaacaacaacaacaataacaacaacagcaaGGACAAGGACGGCCTCTCGCCCTCGAACGGCACAGTCAACTACAAGGAAAAGTACGAGCAAACGCTGAAGGAGCTGTTCGCTTGCCGTAAGATCGTCAAAAACCAGAACAACGCTATCCAGCAGCTGCAGGGCGAGATAGACTTCCTGAACCAGCTGCTGAAGGAGAAATGA
- the LOC120428394 gene encoding nuclear transcription factor Y subunit beta-like isoform X3, whose translation MPPSYCSVAGCSNCRSPTCSLYCFPKDDAVCKQWVEFCNRPELWKKYDENGPEYLYKSSRICSDHFQPNDFNNPNLFSQGLKKGSVPTLYPASKEPKTRISIGGGFGGGNSPPNGHHNQQQQQPDHDSLILSMSTKRPLPAHQQQSQQPVAKRRSLPPAATSAATLATHAAVSGALAGLIQRQQLKEQQRKAFAAALQLQAQHQQQQQQQNQQPRSLLASVKQKTANNNNNNNIISNLNGKAAAAAAQEKLEDERGYGINYVDMDGGDSSEYDSSYQAEDELVAYKQLQQMKAVKAAAAVIPASLKSELTVTAAVNHHNNNNNNNNSKDKDGLSPSNGTVNYKEKYEQTLKELFACRKIVKNQNNAIQQLQGEIDFLNQLLKEK comes from the exons GTGCAAGCAGTGGGTCGAGTTCTGCAACCGTCCCGAGCTGTGGAAAAAGTACGACGAAAATGGCCCCGAGTACCTGTACAAGAGTTCGCGTATCTGTTCCGATCACTTTCAGCCGAACGACTTCAACAATCCAAATCTTTTCAGTCAAGG GCTGAAAAAAGGTTCGGTGCCCACACTATATCCAGCCAGTAAAGAACCAAAGACTCGCATCAGCATAGGTGGTGGCTTCGGCGGAGGCAATTCGCCGCCCAATGGACACcacaaccaacaacaacagcagccagACCATGATTCACTCATCTTGTCAATGTCAACGAAGCGACCGCTGCCTGCACACCAACAGCAAAGTCAGCAGCCGGTTGCCAAGCGAAGATCTCTCCCTCCTGCAGCCACATCCGCCGCCACCCTCGCAACCCATGCCGCCGTCAGTGGCGCGCTGGCTGGACTTATTCAGCGCCAACAGCTGAAAGAGCAGCAGAGGAAGGCGTTCGCTGCAGCCCTCCAACTCCAG GCACAAcaccagcaacaacagcagcagcagaaccagCAGCCACGATCGCTACTGGCCTCGGTCAAGCAAAAGACCgccaataacaacaacaacaacaacatcatcagCAACCTCAACGGCAAAGCAGCGGCAGCTGCGGCACAGGAAAAACTCGAGGATGAACGAGGGTACGGCATCAACTACGTGGACATGGACGGAGGAG attCGTCCGAATACGATTCCAGTTACCAGGCCGAAGATGAACTAGTCGCGTACAAGCAGCTCCAGCAGATGAAGGCCGTCAAGGCGGCGGCCGCCGTCATCCCGGCCTCGCTCAAATCGGAACTGACCGTCACGGCCGCAGTCAaccaccacaacaacaacaacaataacaacaacagcaaGGACAAGGACGGCCTCTCGCCCTCGAACGGCACAGTCAACTACAAGGAAAAGTACGAGCAAACGCTGAAGGAGCTGTTCGCTTGCCGTAAGATCGTCAAAAACCAGAACAACGCTATCCAGCAGCTGCAGGGCGAGATAGACTTCCTGAACCAGCTGCTGAAGGAGAAATGA